The proteins below are encoded in one region of Williamsoniiplasma luminosum:
- a CDS encoding prolipoprotein diacylglyceryl transferase translates to MWQDWSGRDWSIVMSNEIKPEYGGFFRVYAFTMTLGMALAILYSVYKFKRKGLPLSAIPIATIFIIPISLFGASLFGKLNEFQTGVQNFQEFLALFAFWQGGLSIHGGVYGGVLAGIIIFYFIGRKTHISLLTYFDAIVPNILLGQVAGRWGNFFNHELTGPAWFKVGTCPMYSADTIDYSQIHINSEYQSMYDGPFSWLLRNTLGVEKGTGDVYQMVPIFLIESVSLLLVWVLITFVVPNIGKWLGPKPYKKYPNKYQFSWSFTFLHFVAPWVKSETKKTYNQVWDDAYYKNVDEKAKDEFILKAQAIQASTDSKWVKRRKTVKELNSANNPERYWITKVGFEGFAFFFGWNLVRFLLEMSRSEDGLFIMYDKPLSLTVIGLSALVGLIGMIITQIGVPQFFRKDGYIYEKEYFSLQDATNVEVKKEPKTHVVNESKQEKNKAKQAKAQAKLEKLEKKK, encoded by the coding sequence ATGTGACAAGATTGAAGTGGCAGAGATTGAAGTATAGTAATGTCGAATGAAATTAAACCTGAATATGGTGGTTTTTTTCGGGTTTATGCTTTTACAATGACTTTAGGAATGGCCTTGGCCATTCTCTATTCTGTTTATAAATTTAAAAGAAAAGGTTTACCACTTTCAGCAATTCCAATTGCAACTATTTTTATCATTCCGATTTCGTTATTTGGGGCTAGTCTATTTGGAAAATTAAATGAATTCCAAACCGGAGTTCAAAATTTTCAAGAATTTTTAGCTCTCTTTGCATTTTGGCAAGGTGGATTATCCATTCATGGTGGAGTTTATGGTGGAGTGCTTGCTGGGATCATCATTTTCTATTTCATTGGTCGCAAAACCCATATCTCCTTACTCACTTATTTTGATGCAATCGTTCCCAATATTCTATTGGGACAAGTTGCAGGACGCTGAGGTAATTTCTTCAACCATGAACTAACAGGTCCAGCATGATTCAAAGTTGGAACATGTCCGATGTATTCTGCAGACACTATTGATTATAGTCAAATCCATATAAACTCTGAATATCAGAGTATGTATGATGGTCCTTTTTCATGACTTTTAAGAAATACATTAGGAGTTGAAAAAGGAACTGGGGATGTGTATCAAATGGTGCCAATCTTTTTGATTGAATCGGTATCGTTATTATTAGTTTGAGTTTTAATTACTTTTGTTGTTCCGAACATCGGAAAATGATTAGGGCCAAAACCATATAAAAAATATCCAAATAAATATCAATTTTCATGATCATTTACTTTCTTGCACTTCGTGGCCCCTTGAGTTAAATCAGAGACAAAAAAAACATACAACCAAGTTTGAGATGATGCATATTACAAAAATGTTGATGAAAAAGCTAAAGATGAATTCATTTTAAAAGCGCAAGCAATTCAAGCTTCAACAGATTCAAAATGAGTTAAAAGAAGAAAAACGGTCAAAGAATTAAACAGCGCAAATAACCCAGAGCGTTATTGAATTACTAAGGTTGGATTTGAAGGATTTGCTTTCTTCTTTGGTTGAAACCTAGTAAGATTCTTATTAGAAATGTCTCGATCAGAGGATGGACTATTTATTATGTATGACAAGCCATTGTCATTAACAGTGATTGGATTAAGTGCTTTAGTTGGATTAATCGGAATGATTATTACACAAATTGGAGTACCACAATTCTTTAGAAAAGATGGTTATATTTATGAAAAAGAATATTTCTCACTTCAAGATGCTACAAATGTGGAAGTAAAAAAAGAACCAAAAACGCATGTTGTCAATGAATCTAAACAAGAAAAAAACAAAGCTAAACAAGCAAAAGCACAAGCTAAACTTGAAAAATTAGAAAAGAAAAAATAA
- a CDS encoding NAD(P)/FAD-dependent oxidoreductase has protein sequence MKNLTNDMIDVLIVGAGPAGLTAAVYAARGGAKTVILEKEFPGGKMVKTDLIENYPGFESIQGPDLSNKMYEQAVKLNTEFIFNEAQHIKPIDKIFEVHCLDGTILKSRAVILATGTKENELGIPGEERLYGKGVSYCAVCDGAFHKGKPVAVVGGGYSAVQEGTYLAKFVGKIYVIVRKNYFRVDNQTLKDFQNLPNVEILLETVTTKINGTEKVESITIKDANGVERDLEVSAIFPYIGANPLTKTIEGLQLTNHEGYVNQTDEKLETSIPGLFAAGDVRAKELRQIATAVGDGSIAGQMALDFLYNIRKK, from the coding sequence ATGAAAAATCTTACTAATGACATGATTGATGTTTTAATTGTTGGAGCAGGTCCAGCTGGTTTAACGGCGGCAGTTTATGCTGCACGTGGGGGAGCTAAGACAGTAATTCTCGAAAAAGAGTTCCCTGGTGGGAAAATGGTAAAAACAGATTTAATTGAAAATTATCCTGGTTTTGAATCAATTCAAGGTCCTGATCTATCAAATAAAATGTATGAACAAGCTGTGAAATTAAACACAGAATTTATTTTTAATGAAGCACAACATATTAAACCAATTGATAAAATTTTTGAAGTTCATTGTCTTGATGGAACCATTCTAAAATCACGAGCAGTGATTTTAGCCACCGGAACTAAAGAAAATGAATTAGGGATTCCTGGTGAAGAAAGATTGTACGGAAAAGGTGTTTCTTATTGTGCAGTTTGTGATGGTGCCTTCCATAAAGGCAAGCCTGTCGCTGTTGTTGGTGGAGGTTATTCTGCTGTCCAAGAAGGAACTTATCTTGCTAAATTTGTCGGAAAAATTTACGTGATTGTGCGTAAAAATTATTTTAGAGTTGATAATCAAACTTTGAAAGATTTCCAAAATCTTCCAAACGTCGAAATTTTATTAGAAACTGTGACAACCAAAATTAATGGAACAGAAAAAGTTGAATCAATCACAATTAAAGATGCAAATGGTGTTGAACGCGATTTAGAAGTGAGTGCAATTTTCCCTTATATTGGGGCTAATCCTTTAACAAAAACCATTGAAGGATTACAATTAACTAATCATGAAGGTTATGTTAATCAAACAGATGAAAAATTAGAAACATCAATTCCTGGTTTATTTGCAGCTGGAGATGTGAGGGCAAAAGAATTGCGTCAAATCGCCACAGCGGTTGGAGATGGATCAATTGCCGGACAAATGGCATTAGATTTCTTATATAATATAAGAAAAAAATAA
- the hprK gene encoding HPr(Ser) kinase/phosphatase, whose amino-acid sequence MKKLFLKDLVETFNFKILAGESKIANTEIKVYGLNRAGLELAGFFGQPNDNSKRLVLLSTKEYNYMMQFDLAIKRQKYETLMKSGIPAIVLTQKFTDPELTNIAKELNFPLLITDSDISTLNLTKKILEEYDQYIALQEEVHASLVNIFGKGILITGASGIGKSEATIDIIKKNHMFVGDDRIILTNKNNKIYGKSHPILQNLIEVRGIGIIDVSWTNGYQAIMYETEINMLIELIPFAQDGCDETERLGNEYQTVTILDKKIPSLKIPVKAGRNIANLIETAVAELKIKETGKARDIVEVMSERMKRE is encoded by the coding sequence ATGAAAAAACTTTTTTTAAAAGACTTAGTAGAAACATTTAATTTTAAAATTTTGGCAGGTGAAAGCAAAATTGCTAACACAGAAATTAAAGTTTATGGTTTAAATCGTGCCGGATTAGAATTGGCTGGTTTTTTTGGTCAACCAAATGATAATTCAAAACGTTTAGTTTTACTTTCAACCAAAGAATATAACTACATGATGCAATTTGATTTAGCAATCAAAAGACAAAAATATGAAACATTAATGAAGTCTGGAATTCCAGCGATTGTGCTAACCCAAAAATTTACTGATCCTGAATTAACTAATATTGCTAAAGAACTAAATTTTCCATTGTTAATTACTGATAGTGATATTTCGACTCTAAACCTAACTAAAAAGATTTTAGAAGAGTATGACCAATATATTGCGCTCCAAGAAGAAGTTCACGCCTCATTGGTCAACATTTTTGGTAAAGGAATTTTGATTACTGGTGCATCAGGGATTGGTAAATCTGAAGCCACAATTGATATCATTAAAAAAAATCATATGTTTGTTGGAGATGACCGTATTATTTTAACGAATAAAAATAATAAAATTTATGGAAAATCGCATCCGATTTTACAAAACTTGATTGAAGTGAGAGGAATTGGAATTATTGATGTTTCATGAACCAATGGTTATCAAGCAATTATGTATGAAACAGAAATCAATATGTTAATTGAGTTAATTCCGTTTGCCCAAGATGGATGTGATGAAACTGAACGTTTAGGCAATGAATATCAAACTGTAACAATTTTAGATAAGAAAATTCCATCACTTAAAATTCCTGTCAAAGCTGGAAGAAATATTGCCAACCTAATTGAAACTGCTGTTGCTGAATTAAAAATTAAGGAAACTGGTAAAGCTCGAGATATTGTCGAAGTGATGTCAGAACGCATGAAAAGAGAATAG
- a CDS encoding ABC transporter ATP-binding protein has translation MIKITNLTKDYGPHIGNFCINLSIQEGKTYGIVGPNGAGKTTLIRQLLGFIKPTSGDIHISGIEPWKKREEIMQFTGYIAGEISLYDNLTGLDYLKLVSKLKKETEWSFVETLLKHFELDASRKIKKMSKGMKQKIAIIAAVMNKPRFLVLDEPTSGLDPVMQDRFNELINKLRKENHTTIIICSHIFEEVIKLSDYIGFIKAGELIEEYEVIDKDVDKLHEKFKTIFATESVL, from the coding sequence GTGATTAAAATAACAAATTTAACAAAAGATTACGGACCACATATTGGAAATTTTTGTATTAATTTATCAATCCAAGAAGGAAAAACATATGGCATTGTTGGGCCAAATGGTGCTGGTAAAACAACGTTAATTAGACAACTTTTAGGGTTTATTAAACCAACAAGTGGTGATATCCACATTAGTGGCATAGAGCCTTGAAAAAAACGTGAAGAGATTATGCAATTTACTGGATATATTGCTGGTGAAATTAGCTTATATGATAATTTAACTGGTTTAGATTATTTGAAATTGGTCTCTAAATTAAAGAAGGAAACTGAGTGATCATTTGTTGAAACCTTATTAAAACATTTTGAGCTTGATGCTTCAAGAAAAATCAAAAAAATGTCAAAAGGAATGAAGCAAAAAATTGCGATTATTGCAGCTGTGATGAACAAACCAAGATTTTTGGTTTTAGATGAACCAACATCTGGACTTGATCCCGTGATGCAAGATCGTTTCAATGAATTGATCAATAAATTAAGAAAAGAAAACCATACAACAATTATTATTTGTTCACATATTTTTGAAGAAGTGATCAAATTGTCAGATTATATCGGTTTCATCAAGGCGGGAGAACTAATCGAAGAATACGAAGTAATTGATAAAGATGTTGACAAATTACATGAAAAATTTAAAACCATCTTTGCAACAGAAAGTGTTTTATAA
- a CDS encoding helix-turn-helix domain-containing protein — translation MKNNQQYVLENLAYNLKTEREKQKISQEELSFRSDLHKNYISDIELAKRNPSIKSLLKLANGLEIDWLDLLKET, via the coding sequence ATGAAAAATAATCAACAATATGTTTTAGAAAATTTAGCGTATAATCTCAAAACAGAACGAGAAAAGCAAAAAATCAGCCAAGAGGAATTATCATTTAGATCTGATTTGCATAAAAATTACATTTCAGATATTGAATTAGCTAAACGCAATCCATCAATCAAATCCTTATTAAAACTTGCCAACGGCTTGGAGATCGATTGGTTGGATTTATTAAAAGAAACATAA
- the whiA gene encoding DNA-binding protein WhiA: protein MSFALKVKEEIVSHSFTHIQKQTFLCGFIKSNGEFIYTSTGIKLRLSTISNRIARSLLSMCKEFFKGEIQIAIIQSQSLKKQKTFHLTLIGETEAFLRDLEIYDFNNHKNIAVNETVLKTDDLLRAYIAGMFVALGSVNSPETINYHLEVQFKDLESAEYFSQILNKKYDFDFKILVRSENKIICYIKKSALVSDFIKLVDAPISVMEFENERISRDLVNNINRIQNIDIYNQRKTTSTAEKQTKQIHWLKEQKMFNALSDRIKILANLRLANPEMSYLELAQAMNKKGHKITKSGISNIFRTIDKIAGVDHEK, encoded by the coding sequence ATGTCGTTTGCTTTAAAAGTAAAAGAAGAGATTGTTTCTCACTCTTTTACGCACATTCAAAAACAAACCTTCTTGTGTGGATTTATTAAATCTAATGGTGAATTTATTTACACGAGCACAGGAATTAAATTAAGGTTAAGTACAATTTCAAATCGCATTGCACGTTCACTGCTTTCGATGTGTAAAGAATTTTTCAAAGGTGAAATTCAAATTGCAATTATTCAATCGCAATCATTGAAAAAGCAAAAAACTTTTCACCTAACTTTAATCGGAGAAACTGAAGCGTTTCTCCGAGATTTGGAAATCTATGATTTCAACAATCATAAAAACATTGCAGTGAATGAAACTGTTTTAAAAACTGATGATTTATTGAGAGCTTATATTGCCGGGATGTTTGTTGCACTTGGCTCTGTCAATTCCCCAGAAACAATTAATTATCACTTAGAGGTGCAGTTTAAAGATCTGGAAAGTGCAGAATATTTTTCTCAAATTTTAAATAAAAAATATGATTTTGATTTTAAAATTTTAGTACGTAGTGAAAATAAAATCATTTGTTATATTAAAAAATCTGCTTTGGTGTCTGATTTTATCAAACTAGTTGATGCCCCAATTTCGGTCATGGAATTTGAGAATGAAAGAATTTCTCGAGATCTTGTGAACAATATAAATCGCATTCAAAATATTGATATTTATAATCAAAGAAAAACCACATCAACTGCTGAAAAACAAACTAAACAAATTCATTGATTGAAAGAACAAAAAATGTTTAACGCATTATCAGATCGGATTAAAATATTGGCTAATTTAAGATTAGCCAATCCTGAAATGTCATATTTGGAATTAGCCCAAGCGATGAATAAAAAAGGTCATAAAATCACTAAATCTGGGATCAGTAATATCTTCCGAACAATAGACAAAATCGCTGGAGTCGACCATGAAAAATAA
- a CDS encoding prolipoprotein diacylglyceryl transferase: MLGTSKTYLEWFQQNGDPSGERVFFGVIPAYPVFMFIGVAVTIIIAAIRFKQKGVPLRELELAIFITIPLGILGASIFGKAFIPHMVWYKAFFFWEPGMSLFGCLLLGMSSGFGWFYIRSKKTQISMWVYADCIIPHILIGQAIGRWGNLFNHEILGDPIAYEQLSWLPEVIKNKLFYFPNLTDFNLVGDWWNNIDSFSGLRDFLNKPIQYHQPIFLYESIANLGLWLVIVFGVDNLGRIFSKPKPWDLQPKAYPGWYNSQCKSLQEKDLIDVQTQLPIRYKNIKIKTESGESLELKLGFFQAWNKAYYWYVPDSVQSKDIEDRETEWRNSVDQGLKKLNKIKVDHKIKIKKTNENYKNKMRSLDKNNPKYQQLLNEKKTNIESELNKYWNQKQEIKNVIGTWSRKIKGNPLSRELATLHNPNKYFVIYSGVLTGCYVVGYLLIRIILETQRRPEELFIQNSLVVDFIILSLILVGGIIIILLAQFVAPYRYREVHWLYEKSY; this comes from the coding sequence ATGCTGGGAACGAGCAAAACGTATTTAGAATGATTCCAACAAAATGGCGATCCAAGTGGTGAACGTGTTTTTTTTGGTGTCATTCCAGCATATCCTGTTTTTATGTTTATCGGTGTGGCTGTCACAATCATAATTGCAGCCATCCGCTTTAAACAAAAAGGAGTTCCCTTAAGAGAACTTGAACTCGCAATTTTTATCACGATCCCATTGGGTATTCTTGGGGCATCAATTTTTGGAAAAGCGTTTATCCCACATATGGTTTGGTATAAAGCATTTTTCTTTTGAGAACCGGGAATGTCATTGTTTGGATGTTTATTACTTGGAATGAGTTCGGGATTTGGTTGGTTTTATATCCGGTCAAAAAAAACCCAAATTTCGATGTGGGTTTATGCAGATTGCATCATCCCACATATTTTAATCGGTCAAGCAATTGGGCGCTGAGGGAACTTATTTAATCATGAAATTTTAGGTGACCCAATTGCTTACGAACAATTGAGTTGATTGCCAGAAGTGATCAAAAATAAATTGTTTTATTTCCCGAATTTAACTGACTTTAATTTGGTTGGTGATTGATGAAATAACATCGATAGTTTCTCAGGTTTAAGAGACTTTTTGAATAAACCAATTCAATATCACCAACCAATATTCTTGTATGAAAGCATTGCTAATTTAGGTCTATGACTTGTCATTGTTTTTGGGGTTGATAATCTGGGACGCATTTTTTCCAAACCAAAACCTTGAGATTTACAACCAAAAGCTTATCCTGGTTGATATAATTCCCAATGCAAAAGTTTGCAAGAAAAAGATTTGATTGATGTGCAAACTCAATTGCCAATTAGATATAAAAATATTAAAATTAAAACAGAATCAGGAGAAAGTTTAGAATTAAAACTCGGATTTTTCCAAGCTTGAAATAAAGCTTATTACTGATATGTTCCTGATTCTGTTCAAAGTAAAGACATTGAAGATCGAGAAACTGAATGAAGAAATTCAGTTGATCAAGGATTAAAAAAATTAAATAAAATTAAAGTTGATCATAAAATTAAAATCAAGAAAACAAATGAAAACTATAAAAATAAAATGCGATCACTTGATAAAAACAACCCAAAATATCAACAACTTTTAAATGAAAAGAAAACAAATATTGAATCTGAATTGAATAAATATTGAAACCAAAAACAAGAGATTAAAAATGTGATCGGAACTTGATCAAGAAAAATTAAAGGTAATCCTTTAAGTCGAGAATTAGCAACTCTGCACAACCCGAATAAATATTTCGTGATTTATTCGGGTGTCTTGACTGGGTGTTATGTGGTTGGATATTTACTCATCCGAATCATTTTAGAAACCCAAAGAAGACCAGAAGAATTATTTATTCAAAATAGTTTAGTTGTAGATTTTATTATTCTTTCATTAATTTTGGTTGGAGGAATTATAATTATCTTATTGGCCCAATTTGTGGCCCCGTATAGATATAGAGAGGTACATTGATTATATGAAAAATCTTACTAA
- a CDS encoding ABC transporter permease: protein MKFTNPLPNKYIIIAHFKSNWKWIAGMTASWLIAVVGILIYTVHINNASNLISIVIDDVPNSHNSISLALKRIIQSSPIFIAAVVSSSMIENTITQEISRGQITLWMTSSLSRNRIMYSKIMFVWLVNLLILAPSLVPIFVYSGIAVDANQYFGHMVLELVGMFVFSLMFTAIFALIASLFSHSSRLVLIIQFSIIGYMFLFEVLELWGPDWTQYLQYFDIRSLLVVVLVSGTKGVINLMETNLGWVLGALAINIALTSVFSYLACWIFKRKDLML from the coding sequence ATGAAATTTACAAATCCACTGCCAAATAAATACATTATCATTGCCCATTTTAAAAGTAATTGAAAATGAATTGCTGGAATGACGGCTTCTTGATTAATTGCTGTTGTTGGAATATTGATTTACACAGTCCACATCAATAATGCTTCAAATCTGATTTCGATTGTGATTGATGATGTCCCAAATTCTCATAATAGTATTTCTCTAGCTTTAAAACGCATCATTCAATCAAGCCCGATTTTTATTGCAGCCGTTGTAAGTAGTTCAATGATTGAAAACACAATCACGCAAGAAATTAGTCGCGGACAAATAACTTTGTGAATGACTTCATCACTTTCAAGAAATAGGATTATGTATTCGAAAATCATGTTTGTTTGATTAGTCAATTTGCTTATTCTTGCCCCTTCATTAGTCCCAATTTTTGTTTATTCAGGGATTGCAGTTGATGCTAATCAATATTTTGGTCATATGGTTTTAGAATTAGTGGGAATGTTTGTTTTTAGCTTAATGTTTACAGCTATTTTTGCCTTAATTGCTTCACTTTTTTCACATAGTTCACGTTTAGTATTAATTATCCAATTTAGTATCATTGGTTATATGTTTCTTTTTGAAGTCTTGGAACTTTGAGGTCCAGATTGAACTCAATATCTCCAATATTTTGACATTCGTTCACTGCTTGTTGTGGTGCTTGTTTCTGGAACCAAAGGTGTGATCAATTTGATGGAAACAAATTTAGGATGGGTTTTGGGTGCGCTCGCAATCAACATTGCCTTAACTAGTGTTTTCTCATATTTAGCTTGTTGAATTTTCAAAAGAAAAGATTTGATGTTGTAA
- the secG gene encoding preprotein translocase subunit SecG, with product MSFLNLLAESSKTGKGMENTIVFVFEILMMIIALTMIIIGMLQNKKSQTGLSALNGGNEELFSNTKERGFERTMSLWMMSLGISFFVITIIISILTNTVLK from the coding sequence ATGAGCTTTTTAAATCTACTTGCTGAATCTAGTAAAACTGGTAAGGGTATGGAAAATACCATTGTTTTTGTGTTTGAAATTTTGATGATGATCATTGCCTTGACAATGATCATCATTGGGATGTTGCAAAACAAAAAATCACAAACTGGATTAAGTGCACTTAATGGTGGTAATGAAGAATTATTTTCAAACACAAAAGAACGTGGTTTTGAAAGAACAATGTCACTTTGAATGATGTCATTAGGAATATCTTTTTTTGTAATAACAATTATTATTTCCATATTAACAAACACTGTTTTAAAATAG
- a CDS encoding ABC transporter permease, with protein MQKLNTFLPNKNLINYQFKSNWKIILIYVVIWFAISSGMIILRLEFLNHDHVITILMTGKNYYLSLANLVNQVTTSGLIFMSLVSMVLVNFTIGQEIRRGQITLWMASPLSRNKIIVSKIVFIWLANLLIMAPALVPILIYGGIASDAGTYFGYLVEQLATMVLFLLMISTLFTVIGLYFSSMGRLTGFVQSAILGYMFLLTILTNVLMSYGYTWGEYLDYINLRSLLPSVMSSNDKDTGFTNQGWVFGSMAINIALMFGFTYLSCFNFKSKDLML; from the coding sequence ATGCAAAAACTCAATACATTTCTCCCAAATAAAAATTTGATTAATTATCAATTCAAAAGTAATTGAAAAATAATTCTTATATATGTGGTTATTTGATTTGCGATTTCTTCAGGCATGATTATTTTAAGACTTGAGTTTTTGAATCACGACCATGTAATCACCATTCTTATGACCGGAAAAAACTACTATCTTAGCCTTGCTAATTTAGTCAACCAAGTAACTACATCTGGGCTTATTTTTATGTCATTGGTGAGTATGGTTTTGGTTAATTTCACCATTGGTCAAGAAATACGAAGAGGACAAATAACTTTGTGAATGGCTTCTCCCTTATCAAGAAATAAAATTATAGTTTCTAAAATAGTTTTTATTTGATTAGCTAACTTACTGATAATGGCCCCAGCATTAGTTCCGATTTTAATTTATGGTGGAATTGCTAGTGATGCTGGTACATATTTTGGTTATCTTGTTGAACAATTAGCAACGATGGTCTTATTTTTATTAATGATTTCAACCCTTTTCACAGTCATTGGTTTGTATTTTTCATCAATGGGCCGATTAACTGGATTCGTTCAATCTGCAATCTTGGGGTATATGTTTCTCTTAACCATTTTAACAAATGTTTTAATGAGTTATGGTTATACTTGAGGAGAATACTTAGATTATATAAATTTGAGATCACTACTTCCATCCGTGATGTCTTCTAACGATAAAGACACAGGTTTTACAAATCAAGGATGAGTTTTTGGTTCAATGGCCATCAATATCGCCTTAATGTTTGGTTTCACTTATCTCTCTTGTTTTAACTTTAAAAGCAAAGATTTGATGCTATAA